The following DNA comes from Cyanobacteria bacterium QS_8_64_29.
GGGGCTATAACGATAGCGACAAGCCCCAGGCCGTCTCCGCCTATGCCATGACGGAGCTGGTCCGGGACGTAGCAGGCCTGATTCGGGGGCTGGGCTACGAGAGCTGCGTTTTGGTCGGCCACGACTGGGGCGGCGCGATCGCCTGGCATGTTGCGTACGCTCACCCCGAGCGCGTAAACCGCCTAATTGTAATGAACATTCCCCATCCAGCCAAGTTCGGCGAGGGATTGCGAACGCCGCAACAATTGCTGCGGAGTTGGTACATCTTTTTATTTCAACTGCCGCTGGTTCCCGAATGGCTGCTGCAGTGGAATGATTACCAGGCGATCGCGGCTGCCTTCCAAGGCATGCTCATTGACAAGACGGCCATCGCACCGGCCGAGCTTGAGGCTTACAAGGACGCGGCTGCCAAGCGGGGAGCGCTAACGGGCATGGTGAACTATTACCGCTGCGCCTTCCAAGACTTGTTCGAGCTGCCGCGCATGCGGTGGCGGCAACTTGAGGTGCCTACTCTCATGGTGTGGGGCGAGAACGATGCCGCCCTGGGCAAGGAACTCACCAACGGGACGGACGCTTACGTCCGCGATCTCCAAATGCGCTACATTCCCAACTGCAGTCACTGGGTCCAACAAGAGCAGCCCCAATCAGTCAACCGCTACATGCGCGAGTTTTTGCAGGCATACCGGAACGCCTAAAGGGACCTCCTTATCTGTCACCTTGAGCGATTGCCCGCGTGGCAAGCATGGGGCAAATCTCGGCTGGAGGCAGGCCTGGCGCAACCAGAAATCCCTGCATCTGGTCGCAGCCCAACTCGGCCAGCATCCGGTACTGCTGCTGCGTCTCTACCCCTTCGGCGACTACGGTCAGCCCCAGCTCCTGGGCCACAGCAATGATGGCTTGGACGATGGCGCGATCGCGCGGCCGGACATCAACTCCTTGAATGAAGGTGCGATCGATTTTGAGGGCATGGACGGGCAGATCGCGCAGGTACTGAAAGGACGAGTACCCCGCGCCAAAGTCATCAATAGCAAAGCTAACGCCCAGCGCGCTTACCTGTTGCATGACCGCGATGACTGTGCCGACATCCTCAATGAAGGTGCTCTCGGTCACCTCGAGAATCAATCGCTCCGGCGCCAGGCCGGTTGCGGCCAGGGCCTCCTCGACGGCAGCGGCGAAGTCCTCCTCCAGCAGTTGCGCGGCGGCGACGTTCACGGCCACCGTGCTGGCTTGGCCACTCGAGCAGCAAGGCCAGCTCTGGGCTTCGCGGCAAGCCTCGCGCAGCGCCCAACGGCCCAGTGGTTGGATGGCCTGAGCGCTCTCGGCAGCGGGGATGAATTCGCCTGGCGACACGCGCCCGAGCTCTGCATCGTGCCAGCGCATGAGGGCTTCCGCGCCAATCACGGTGCCATTCGCAAACGCAATCTTGGGCTGATAGACCAGATAGGGCGGGCTGCCGCTCGATTCGTCCAGCGACTGCATCAAGCGGCACTCCAGGGCCGCCATGAGGTCGGTATTGTAGGTGCGGACGCTCGAGGCACCGGTGGGCGCTTGCGCCTGCATGGCCTGCAGCGCGCAAGCCACCAAATCCTCGCCATCGGCGGCATTCGCCGGATGAACGCTGACGTTAATGCGCGCGCTGAGGGCAGCCGACTCGCCGTGCACGGTTAGTGGTTGCTCGAAGGCCTCCCGGACCAGCTCCGCCTCATGAGAAAGCTGGCTTTGGGGGTCGGTTAGCGACTGCACGACCAAAAAGGTGTCATCGTACCAGCGCCCGATGGTGGCCTCGGCGTCCAAAGCTTGCTCCAGCCGGTTGCTCACCTCGCTCAAGAGCACGTTGGTGTAGCTGGCGCCGTGAACGACCAGCAGCTCGCGCAAGCCCCGGATGCCCACGGCCGCCACCATCAAGCTGCCGCCCGTCTCGTGCAGGTCCTGGATGCCATCCTGCACGCGCTGCCGCAGGCGCTGCTGGCCGGCCCGGCCGGTGGCTGAGTCGATGGCTTGGGTCTGCGCGCTCTCGGCAAAGCGGGCAATAGTGCCCTCGGCAATTTCGGCTAATTCCTGCAGCAGCTGGCGTTGGCGCTCGTCCAACGTTCGGGGCTGGTAGTCGAAGATGCAAAAGGTCCCCACGATCTGCCGGTCCGGTCCCCATCGCACTGGAACCCCGGCGTAGAAGCGGATGTAGGGCGCCCCTACAACGAGCGGATTGGCCGCAAAGCGGGGGTCTTGGGTGGTATCCGGTACGACTAGCGTGTCGTCGTTCGCGATGGCGTACGTGCAAAACGCAGCGTCGCGCGGGCAACCCGTGCCCTCAAGGCCTAGCGGGGCCTTGAACCACTGCCACTGCCGGTCCATGACCGGGACTTGGGCCATGGGGACGCCAAACAGCGTGCGGGCAAATTCGGCAATGGGCTGGAGGTGCTCGTCCGGGATCTCGAGGGTTCGAGCGGCAAACAGCGCCTCAATGCGCCCATCCTCATCCGGTGGCAGCGGAGCTGATGTCATAGTCCTGCACTACATTCTGGGCTGCTAAAGCTGGCGTACTGGCCCCAGGCGCCAGCACGCTTGCCATGCGGGGGCGACGGCTGCGACCTTAACCTCGCAGGGCCTGCCAACAGGAATGCCATGGAACAGTTGTTGCCCACCATGCCAGCCGGCCCGCTGGGGACCTTTACCATCCTGCTGCTGGTGAGCCTGTTCGTCCCGCCGCTGGCACAGCGGCTGCGGCTGCCAGGATTGGTGGGCTTGATTGGGGCCGGTGCCGTGCTGGGCGAGCACGGCCTCAACTGGCTCGATGCCGATAGCGAGACCATGCAGCTGCTATCGGACATTGGCAAAATCTATTTGATGTTCGTGGCCGGGCTCGAGATCGATCTGGCCGAGTTCCGGCGCGCTAGGAATCGGTCGCTGAGCTTTGGGGTGGCAACCTTTGTCCTGCCATTGCTGGCAGGTCTGTTATACCAATTCTCGTGGCCTGTGCACTAGATTCTAATCCCCGGAACTCCCTCAATATAGGAGTTATGTGTTTTTTGCGGGCGTGCATCTGCTCCTCAAATTGGTATTAGTGGGTCGTGCCTTTGGCAGTGGTTGGAATGCTTCCCTCCTGCTGGGCTCGCTCATGGCATCCCACACGCTGCTGGCCTATCCCATCGTCTCGCGGCTGGGCGTGGCCCGCAGCGAACCGGTGGTGGTCACCATTGGCGCAACCATCTTTACCGACATTGCGGCGCTGCTGCTGCTGGCCGTCAGCATCTCCATTCATACTGGTGGTTTTTCGCCGCTAGGCTTAGTCGCTCAAGTTGCAGGGTTGGCGCTCTATGCGACCGTCGTTCTGGTGGGCTTCGACTGGGCTGGCAAGCGTTACCTGCAGCGCACTGGCGACGAGCAAAGCAATCAGTTCTTATTCGT
Coding sequences within:
- a CDS encoding epoxide hydrolase, which produces MAVLERDWTHASIKTNRVQLHYVTQGQGPLMVMLHGFPEFWYSWRHQIPEFAWDYTIVAPDLRGYNDSDKPQAVSAYAMTELVRDVAGLIRGLGYESCVLVGHDWGGAIAWHVAYAHPERVNRLIVMNIPHPAKFGEGLRTPQQLLRSWYIFLFQLPLVPEWLLQWNDYQAIAAAFQGMLIDKTAIAPAELEAYKDAAAKRGALTGMVNYYRCAFQDLFELPRMRWRQLEVPTLMVWGENDAALGKELTNGTDAYVRDLQMRYIPNCSHWVQQEQPQSVNRYMREFLQAYRNA